The genomic interval TAGCCTCATCCAGATCGCTGCCTTGGCCGAGGTCCCGGCTGCAACCACCAATTCTGCTTGATTAGCTGAGCAGGACTCAAGAACTTGGACCGCTACGTCATATGGATCTGCACCAGCCGCCGTGGTCTCATCCATCTTTCCATGATTTCCGCCATCTCCAGTGATAGCGGATTTGGAAAGATTTGTTCTTATATATCCAGGCGAAATGGTATGCACGGAGACTCCGGAGGAGGCCAATTCTGCTCGTATACTTTCGCAGTAGCCTTGGACCGCAAATTTGGAAGCTGCATATGAACTTCGATTCGGAATGCCGACTAGACCCTGGACAGAACTGATCCAAATGATTTGACCGCTCCCATTTTGAATCATTGCGGGTGTCACCGCTTTTGCAAAATAAGCGCCTGCAAGAAAGTTTATCTGCATAACCTTCCGATCAACATCGGGCAACGTATCAACGAACCGCGATCGTGAAGAGACCCCTCCATTGTTTATAAGCACTTCAATCCCTGTGGGTTGTGCAAGATCCAAAACTCTTGCTGCTGCCATTTTTACTTGCTCTGGATCGGACAAGTCGCAAACGACTGTGTGTAATTCAAATATAGGGTTGCTAGAAACTTGACGACATTCTTTGGCAAGTCCTTCCAACGCCAATTCACTCCGTCCTGACAAAATTAAGGACCTTACACCACATTCGGAAAGCTGAAGTGCTAGTGCTTTTCCAAGTCCCCCCGTTGCGCCAGTCAGAAAGACTGACTTGGTATTGAAATCGGCGGCAGCAGACGCCCGTACAGATTTCCTCATCTTATGTTCCCGGTTACCTTGACAATGCTTGGAAGATGGCTTCGACTGAGTCATAGAACCGGATCGATTTGACAGGAATGAGGATAAGGCAAATACCGAATCATGTAGCCaaacgaaagagaaaaaggtgaCGATCTTCGGTGTGAACATTCGGAGGCAGCTCCACTAATCCTATTTTGACGATTTGTGCTCCACAACCACTATCAGCTTCGTTCATTCAACTTTCGTCTGTGGCGTAACAATCTGTTGGATTTCTGGGATCTCGGCTGTTTATATGTTGGGGCAATTCATTACTGTCGTAGAGATATATTGAGATAATTGGTATCCCTTAAAAGACAAAAGATAAGACATTTCCAAGAACGTCGACAATGAATgagactaacagtaactgtcAAGGATAGCGATCCGAAGCAAATTCGATCAGATTTTATGCCAAATGAGAGCACAGGTGAGTCTGAAGAGCAcaagctaactgtaaacaggTAACGCTAGGTGAAACGTAAATTTCAACAGTATAAGTCTTGAACAAACAGATGAAGCTATTCCAAATCATTCGTATTTACGGGTGCGAGCCATCGTTGTGTTATATGGGCACTCATGGAGCACACGGACCCACAACTACGATATTGTCATGATCCTTTTTCTCTCGACGGTGAAAAACGAAAGCCATTGATTGGCCTTGCGTATATTTCTCAAAGCAGTGTTTTTACAGATTGCTACAACTCGCGCACCGAGCATTCGAAGTAAAATGAACGGAGTCGAGCGAAAAGGAGGAATATATCCGGGAGTTTCTTCTCAGGGGTGGTTCACTGAAACAGAAAACATGTGGCCGGGTCAAAAAttttcgttggcgttggacgAATTCTCAACCGATTCTGTTATATTCTACGAAGAAACAGCTTTTCAATCTATTTTGGTCTTCCGATCGGCTCAATATGGCAACGTTCTGGTACTCGATGGTGCGATTCAATTAACCGAACGTGATGAATTTGCATTTCATGAAATGATGGTTCATTTACCACTGTGTGCGCACTCAAACCCTCAACGCATTCTGATCGTCGGAGGCGGAGATGGTGGCATACTGAGAGAGATATGTCGACATGACTGTGTAAAAGAAATCGTGCTCGTTGAAATAGATCCAGTTGTGATCCAAGTCTCGAAAAAGTTCTTCAGCAACTCGACAGCGACGAGATTCGACGACCCGAGATTGCGAATCATACATGCCGATGCCGCCGATTTCTTGAAAGATCAAAAGGACGCATTTGATGTCATCATTGGCGACACTTCTGATCCGGTTGGACCGGCAACGTCACTTTTCCAACCTACTTTCTACGAATCTATGCATGAAGCCCTACGTGATCAAGGAATCATTTGCATGCAAGCGGAAAGCATGTGGATCCATTTGGATCTGATCTCGGACCTGGTTGCATGCTGCGATGATATGTTCGATCACGCTGAATATGCATCAACTATGGTTCCAACCTATCCTTGTGGTCAAATCGGTTTCGTTCTCGCACGCAAAGGGAGTCGGCGATCATGCAGAAGCATTGCACGCCAGCCCATTTTTGAAAGTGACTTAAAATGGTACAGTCCTGCCCAACACCGGGCCGCTTTTACCTTGCCTCCCTTCGTCACCGCAAGATTAGAGGAATTTGTGAAGGGCGATGAAGTTGGagaagatgaggaagaaTATCGGTGTTTTTTGGCAGACCCCAAGTGTAGCATATTGTAAAGGCCTTATTGACTGTCCGAAGCATTAGCTAGCGTTAGGCTGTATTCGTTTTAAATTAAAACTTCTTGCTAAGCTGCGAGTGTCGGCCTTCGGATCGAAAGCGTTGCGCCGATTGGAAGATGGTCAGAGGGATGATTGTAGGAGGGCCAAGCCGCTCGTTTAGTTTCAGACATGTCTGCATGCGATTTCCAGGTCGATATCGGCTCTAAAGCGTCAGATATCCATATGTAATCAAGCACGTAGCCGTTAGTGTATGTCATGCGAGCTAGCCCATCTTTGGGAGGTCGTATCCTGTACGCAtccaaaagaggaagaagtggAATATTGATGACTTTGCGCTTTGACAACTGGTGTCCTCGCGGTAGTTTACCATGTTTCAGCAATTTGTACACAGGATTGCTTTGCAGCATGTTGAAATCTCCCGCCATAAGTATACAAGGGTCAGAAGTCTCGTTCTTAAAACAATTGACGTGATGGTTGATCCTTTTCATAAGGGATTTTGCCTGATTAAACCGTGTATTATCGCAGTCATCGCCTCTGCCAGCTTCCAAATGCACATTTGCTAAAAAGATTGTGTTTTGGACTGTCTGTAATACCACTATCAAAGCCCTAGATCGCGATTCAGTGGCAACAATGTCGGCAAAGTCGCATTTTACAAGAACCGCCGAGGCAATGGGATGGTTCCTCGTAACGTTTTGCAGGACACAGTTGTAGCCTAGCAGCCGCAATTCAGCTGCAAAAGAGTCCCACAGGTCAATTTGCACTTCTTGTAGACAAACAATTTCCGAATCGGCCTTTTGAATCTCCTTCACAATCAATGGCTTGCGGTAGGTCCATTGCAAATATGTCGGGTCTGTCGCGAAGAATTTTTCGGTTCGGGCATAAACTGGAGCAAGAAGATTCCAGCTAACTATACGGAACGACTTGGTCACCACCGCTGGAATGCATGGAAGCAAGCACAAGGCCAAACTAAGACAAAGTGTTCTAGATCGCCCAAGCTCTCTCTTCATGGTCCAGCATTTTTATGTTTGATCTAGAGAGTCAGGCAATTGACATGCGATGTGAGACGGGCATCCGCATTTTTCGTCAGTCTGACATTCCGTCTTTTTCATCAACATAAGCAATCAAGGCCCTTGTGCTTCGCAAGCGAGCTATAAAAATAGATACAGAAATTTCCGACGACAGACAGAGTTTCCATCCGCGTTGACCATCCGATGCACTTTGGGGCTCACATAGTGTTCCGTGGTAATTAAACGTATGCACCATGGGGAAACGCAAGCAAAGATCCAAGCGTTCTTTGGCTAGTCCTCCAAAAGGTCTTGCTATTCGAGGTGGTACGAACGGAGCCACGAATCCGTTTGAGATCACATCTCGTCACAAGCGACCGAAACACGAAGTGCACAATCGCAAGATTCCCACAAAGAATGTCGCCAAGCCGTCCGCCTTGGCCCAGGCGGTCTCTCGTCGCAGGAATGCACTCAGTGAAGCTTTGCAGAAGTCAAAGAAGAACAATACTTTTGCCGATAAGCGCATAGGAGAGTACGATCGGAGCATGACGTCGGACGAGCAAAATTTGGCTCGATTGGTTCGGGAACGGGCTAGGCGTAGCAAACGCTCTACAAAGTTTAGTTTGAATGACGAGGATGAGGACGGCGGCCAAACAACCCTTACACACAAAGGAAAATCCATCAGTGATATGTCTGCTAGAGACCACGTTATTCTGtcggatgatgacgaagacgacatTGGAAACCTAGACGCTGCCGATACGGCACTGCATTTCGGCGGCGGATGCCGGTCGGCCGTCCCAGATGACGGATACTACGGTCCTACCGCTGGCGCTCAGGGTAAAGATATGTCAAGCATGTATATGACGCGAAAAATGGAATTGGATGATCTCATATTGCGGCGAAAAATTAAGAAAGCCGAAAGGATGAAATCTCGCGAAGATCAAACCGAAGCCTTTGAGGCCATGGACGAATCGTTCGCCGAGCTGTCGAATATGCTATCTTTccgtgacaaagaaaaggagatccGGGAGCATGTTAAGTCCAAACGTGCTGGCATGCTTGCACCGGAAGACCAAGAAATGGAGGACTGGGATAAGCAAATGAAACAATATCAGTTCAATGAGAGAAAAGTGAAAGCAACTGATCGCGTAAAAACACCAGAAGAGATTGCCAAGGAAGAGGTAGATCGTTTGCACGAGTTAGAGACCCGTCGCTTAGCTCGCATGAATGGTGACTTTGTCGACGATGACCTTTCGGATATTTCCGATGGTGAGCGGAACCTGCAGAAGCGAAAGACAAGAAAGAGTACCCTAGCTAGTACCGCTGAAGCGTTAGATGATTCCGAAGTGGAGGATGACGCGGAAGAAAAGGTAACAACTCGTTTTACTGCCGACGGCCTTGTGGAAGTCGACAGAAATGGTGTTGTTGCAAAAAAGGTTAATGCACCAGATAATGACGCTCTGAATGGTGCGTTTGCAAAAGGATCAAGAGTTAGCGCTTGCTACCACGCGAAAGAACagctcgacgacgatgcgaCCTGGTTCAATGGGGTTGTTTCGGGTGTCTACGCACGAGACGACGGCTTGGTAGTATACAACATCGAATACGATGATGGAGATTTCGAAGATGGTGTTGAGCATCGACATGTTCGCCCCGCGGATGAAACGAAAAGTGTTAGGAAGGTGGAGGAAATAGAAGCAAACAAGCAGGAACAGGAGCTTGAGCTGAAAAGAAAACGCCTACGagcgaaagagaaagcaaGGTATGTAAAACAATCTGTAGTATGGGGTGATCGCACGGATTTCGCGCTTGCATCTTTGTTGCACCTGTATGGGGCTTGGTAGAGCGTTCTGCTCTCAATTGCTTCTCGAGTCGCGCTTCCCCTATATTGAGAACCGTCCACAATAGTTCTTGCAAGACAAAGTCACGCCTTGTGAGTCTCCATGGAATTTACATTTCTAACTTTTAATGGTGCATTCTTCCAGGGCGGAACTtccttttgtgtttgaagtTCCAACAACGTTGGAGGCACTGCATGATATGATTGGTACATACGCCTCTACCGGCGCGGATGCTTCTCTAATCATAAAACGAATTCACGCATCCAATTCAGTCAGGTTGGACAGAAGAAATGCTGAAAAGATGCAGAACTTTTACGATGTGGCGATTCGACGGTTTGTTGCAGTTGGTGATGCGATTTATAGATCAGGTGATGGCGATTCAGAGTTAGGTCGATTCAAACAGCTCGATGAGTTGGCCAGGATCATGTACACAATGGCGCAAGACTCGGCTGAAAGTGCAACTGCCGTATGGGGGCGCCGTTTAGgtgttttccaaaatgcaCACGCCAAGAGACTGCGCGACGCTGAGTTAGATCgtgatgaagacgatgaggatCAGTCTGCGTGGCCGTCGATTGGAGTTTTCTTAGCCCTCCGTGCGATCGGTCATATCTTTCCAGTGACCGATCAGCGTCACCAGATTATCACTCCCACGCTGCTAATGCTTGGTCAAATAGTTTCTCAAACACCTGTTCTTTCCATATATGATCTTGTTGTCGGAACAATGTGCTCAGCACTACTAATTGAGTACACAAAAGCTGCCAAACGTATTTCACCGGAAGCGATTGCTTTCATCGCCGGTGTTTTGCGAATGTTCGCATCGGATTCCTTGAAGCGACAAGGGCCATATTCTCTTCCAAGTTTGGAGAAAGCGGTGACGGGAGAGCAATTTGATTCATTTCGAGCCCTTGCTAGTAGCTATCAAGAGGTGTACCCACCAAATCTGAGTTTTGAAAGGATTGGCATGTTTAGTGCGGAAACACCCGCTGCGCTGCTCTATGCTGCGCTACATTTGGTTGAGGTCACCGTGCTTTGCCTTTCGGGCTCAGGCATCGACGCTGAACGAGAACTTTTTCACACTTTGGCGGAGTGTGTATTGAACATTAAACCATACAGTAAGAAGCACACACTCTGCAAGTGTTTGCAAGAAAAGGCTGCTTCAGCTGCTGAGTGCCTTGAGAAAGCGTGTAAGCTTGAAAATGCCCGTCCTCCACTGAGGCGCAGATCGCTACCGACAATTCGTGACACTATGATTAAGTCACTTGCTCCACGTATCGAGAATGCTGAAAAATACTCCATGTCGAAAGACAAAGGCAAGAATGCCCCACAAGCCGCTTTGGATCGCACTCGCCGAGAACTTCGCCGTGAGCACAAGGCTGTTTCTCGCGAGCTGCGGCTGGATTCTTCTTTCGTGGAGAGGGCTCGGCGCGAGGAACAGACCAAGAAGGATTCCGCTGCTCAAGCCAAACGTCAGAAGGCTTACGGATGGCTTGAGAATGAGCAGGCTACCATGAACCAAGAAGTGCGGATGGGAGGCGGCTTGTTGAAGGGTGGTGGTATGGGAGCTGCAAAAGCGAAGGCGGCTACTGGGAAACTAGGCATGAAAAAGGGCGGCAAACTAAAGCGGTAGTTTCCATAATGTATCATATTATTGAAACACATGAATACACGAGTCCCGTCCCTATACGACCAGTAAAGCTATGCCTCACCATCAATAGTCATCAGCCCCATGCGCTCATTATTTCGATCCAAAAACAAACTCTCAGTTTTCCTGTAGTCCTCAACGAGTGATTGTATCTCTTGTTCAGTATTGATTCGCTCCCGTTCAATGGCGGCTTCAAGCTCACGCACTTCCGCCTCGCCTGCTTGAACTCGTAGCATCCCTTCGCGGCGATCCTTTTCGACTGCCAAAAGCTGTGATTTTGCCAAATCCAGACTTTCCTGAGTCGCTGCTATTTGCATCTTATGCGCTTTGACCTGATGCGAAATGCGCTCTTCGGTACGATGCAAGTAACGTTCCGCCTCTTCGGACTCTTCAAAAAAatcgtttttcttcttcatgaaGGAGTCCATTTCTTTTAGTGTGCTTTCTTTCTGTAGAATCAGATCGGCTAGTTTCGTTGCTTCTTCTCTTAAATCATCAAGTATAACAAGCGTTGATTCAAGATCTTTCGAAGCTTGCTTCACCTTTACGGTTTTCAATTTGGCGCTTTGGACGTCATTTTCAAGCTTGTTGCAATCATCCTTTGCTTTTGTAAGAAGGGCGCTTCTATGCTCCAACTCCGCACGGCGACGATCTGGACTTGAAACCACTTGAGCTCGCAAGcgctcttcttcggcttcggccTCTTGGAAGGCCCACACAGCTGTAGCGAGTTCGTCCTTGAGATCGTTAGCTCTCATTTTCAACGCAGCAGCTTCTTCACGGGCTGCTGCTTGAAGCTTGTTGTTACGAGCAATTTCCAATTCTAACCCTTGGCATTCTTGGACTACCTCGTCCATTGCGTCCAGTTTGTCTTTCGAGTCGAGCTCGGTTTGTTCAAGCTGTGCCTTTAGTTCGTCATGCTCCACCTGGACTTCATCAAACGCTTCCAGTAGCTCCGTTCTCTGACATTATGAGCAGCGTGAGATACTGAATGATGGACTCAAACGGTGCTGCGGCTATTACTTACAGGTTCGTTCAGCTCTTGATATAGTTTCAGTCGCTCTTGTAAGAAACGAAGAAAATTAATGATAGCCGCAAGCTGCACTTTCAAACGCTTGTGGGTTGGGTTGTACAAATCGCGCCATGAGAAGTTGGGAACTCCGCAGTCAATCATCAATGTTTGTAGCGTTAAGAAGAACTTCAGATCGGTGAAGTCAGCGTGCAACTGATCGCCATACTCCATCGTGTTCGCTTTGGCCTTCATCGCCTCGGTTGCCTGAAAGTCCTCGTCCGATTTCCCCGTACAGGTCGTCATCTAGACCAAGAAAGAGAATTTCTGAGATGAAGGCCGCATCATGAAAGGGACACGTGGTGACATCAAACGGAACAAGTATCTCTCCACGAACAAAAAAGACGGGCTACCTACCAACTGGACAAATATGTTGCGAATCTTATCCTTGTGTTTCTGAGGTTCCAAAAGCTCATCTTTGGTCAAACTAATGCCCAGCTCTTCCATGCATTGCACAATTTCTGTAGGCTTGAGCTGAGGATAGCTGTATCCCACGCTTTGTTGTATCTCTGTGTTGTCCAtggtttcttcttcgttttaTGTCGGACGAAAACTGCAGCAGCACTGGGATGAATTTTGTCACGTTCGAACGAGTTGGACTGCATCGACTTTGGCGCAGAGGATAGCATGTCGATGTTTATTCATTAAACAAAAACATCCAACGATTGTCGCATGCAAATTTGAACTTCGATTTATGTACAGGATGTCGTCCGTATTCACAGTGAAAGCATCAATGTGAGAGTAAAACAGCGAGCCACCTGATTGTAGACGGACGGATGCACGTACGTACGCGGTATGGATAGGGAGTGAgcacaccaccaccaaaaaaAGTTTCTTGTTCCGTCGAAACGAGGCTCTATTCGCAATGGTCGTCCGATGAACACATTGATCTTTGGACAGAATCATGACAATGTTTTTCaccaagaagcaaaagaatgaAATGAAGGCGAGGAAACTCAAAAAGAAGCTGGCCGAGCAAGGCGAGAATGGGTCCGGTGGGATCTCGTTGGACGAAAAAAGCGTGTCGACGCTAGCAGACAAGCGATCTCAACATTCATCGTCCAAGAAACGGCCTCGACCAGCAGAACCAGTGGTGATTCCTCCCGTGATTATCCCCCAAGCTCCTGCTTCAAACAAAATTATAATACCCGACGATTTGAGTCCCAAAGACTCCAAGAAGTTTCGCAAAAATGAGCGACGTCGAGCAAGGGCCGAAGGAGTTGATGAAAACGCCCTGGTCTTTATGACTCCTCGAGAGGCAGCCACTGAAGATAAGAGGCCgtcgaagaagtcgaagaaaTCATTCCCGCGTATTAACAAGATACTAAAAGACGAACAGGAATCAAAGGAAACACATCGAAAGGAACAGGAACGGAAAGATGCCGAGGAAAATTTAGCGGAAAACTACAAATCACGCTATTTGGCTGTGGATTGTGAGATGGTCGGTATCGGGAGTGAAGGCCAACAATCTGCTTTGGCCCGAGTTTCAATAACAAATTGGAACAAAGATGTGGTCTTGGACACTTTCGTGAAAGTTCCTGGTAAAGTGACCGACTTTCGTACCTGGGTTTCGGGTGTTCAGCCAAAACACCTCAAGTCGGATCAAGCCATGGATGTGGATGCTTGTCGCAAGACTGTGGCTAGGCTACTGAAGGGAAAGATTCTAGTCGGACATTCTTTGAAGAATGATTTGCATGCCCTCATGTTGAATCATCCGAAACAAGACATTCGGGACACGGCCACGTACCGGCCTTTCCAGAGATTGGGAGGCAAGAAATGGAGACCAAGGAAGCTCCGCGATCTTGTCAAACAACACGTGGGCCTTACAATTCAAGAGGAGGGCCAATCGCACGATTCTGTTGATGATGCGAATGCTACTATGGATCTGTTCAAAGTAGCTCGCGAAGTGTGGGAGCGAGAGCTtgaacaaaagaagaagaagctgCCCGTGAATAAGTAATCTCTGAATTTGCTGTCATAGTTAATTGGTTTCGATTTCACCTTTTACCACTCTTTTCATCGCCATATCATGATTTCAAGCTATGCACTCATAGCAGGTGTAGCAAATTTTGATTCTTAACTAGCAGTCCAAACAGTGAATACGGATATCCCAAATTTCTCCTGTATCGGATCGTGATGATTGTTGATGACGCGGCAAAAGTCATATCGTGACCTTCACCAAGCACACCACCGACACACAAAATTTTCGACGGAACCTACCATGAAATGGAAAGTATTGGAATGGTCTATAGCTCTATCTCTCGTTTCACTTTTGCGCCACGGTTGTGCGTATGAAATGAATAGGGTTGTTCGCGTTGCCGAAGATACGTGGCGAGAGGCCGCCAAATCGCACGAACGGAAAATTCGTAACCTGTTGCTACCAGGTCTATTGCCTCAAGATTTATCTTCGCGACAATCGCAGCGACTACACGCAAATCTAGGCGAACAAGGCTGGACTGCATTGGATACCAAGCATCCAATTTATAACTTTCTCATAGAGTACTACGGTTTAAAAGGCGCTAAAGGACCGAAAAGACTTGCTCGTTGGTCCCCTGCACTATCATTGTTGTTACAAAGAGATGCGCCAGTACCATGCGATGCAGGAATCTTACTGGAAGGCGCACGCGAGGATGACTTTGCATCAGTGCTTCACGTGAGGGGCGCGAGCATCGAATCCGAGGGCATTTTGTACAGTCCAGGTCTCTTCTTTGGGAAAGGAGATTCGACGCGTCGAGACGAAGCTGCCAGAGCTGCCACCCCTTTTATATGGTACCGAGATATCCTTCAACAAACCCTTTCCGCAGAGCCCATAGTTCACTGTCATGGGCTGCACGAATTCGCTATGCAATATCAACCAAAAGGTGCCCCTCCCCCTCCGAGTGGGAAGTACCAAAGTCACTTGTCATTACGTTTGGAGCAAAGCGTCATAAACGAGGCCGTAGAACGGAAAGGTATCAGTTGTACGCATGTTGATGCTTTGAGATTCTTCGCTCCCGCAGCTGGACCCTTGAACCATCACGGTTCGAAGCTGATACGTACCGACCAGCTCCGCTTGGAACAACCAGCGTGCGTTCATGCTCAAATGGACCTGCTCAAGATTGCTCTCCGGCTGCAGCCATTTTGTGGAGCGGAATTGGTCGAGCGCATTTTAGATGTTGCTCTTCGAGCTAGAAGGTTGGATGTCGCGGCAAGTCCATACGATGCGTCTGCATATGGCGTAGATGTTGTACCTGTGGAAACGCCGGAAGGGAGAGCCATGTATCGCAAAGAACAGATTGCTCAGATGAAGGCGGCCGAACCCATTCGGCGGCAACTTTTAAAAGCATACGACGAGTTTTTGCTACTGGCTTTTGATGAGGCCGCTCTGCAGACTGCCACCGAACATCCCAAAGCTGAGCGGTTTGCACAAGCCGAGCCAGGTGGTCTGCCATGGCGCAAAAACTTGGTAAATTCATAGTTTCAGTTGTGTAAAATCAAGGTTTGCTTTACATTCTACGTCAACACCTAGCTAGATGTTGGTTGGTAGAAACGTATACAAGAGAACAACGAGAGTGAAGAAGTGACTTTCAGTCCTAAATTAaacttcttcctccttttccttcgtcTCCATAGTCTCGACAAGAAACTCTTTGTTTGTGTAAATGCACATATCTGCGGCAATGTTCATTGCCTTCCGAGCCACGGCTTCCGCGTCAAGATCAGACGAATCCATCAAGGCACGAGCAGCAGCTTGAAAAGGAAGCAGAGAAATGGTCAGGCAAGCGAATTCAACACGGAAAGAAAGGGAAAAGCTGCCGCAACTCACCAATGGCAAAGGGACTTCCACTTCCGACTCCCAAAATACCGTCGTGGCTTTCAATAACGTCACCATTGCCAGTCAGTTCCAGGCTCACGGTTGCGTCGGCCACGATCAACGACGCTTCGAGCCGTCGGAGGTACTTGTCCGTCCGCCACCCCTTGGCCAATTCAACACATGACCGCGCGAGCTGTCCCGGATATTCATCAAGCTTCATTTCCAGCCGCTCCAAAAGCGTAAAGGCATCCGCTGTCGAACCCGCAAATCCGACAATGGTACCCTGGTGTTCTTTATCGTCGCCCTTGTGCGGGATTCTCCGAATTTTGACGGCGTTGGGTTTCACCTGAATCGATCCTT from Phaeodactylum tricornutum CCAP 1055/1 chromosome 11, complete sequence carries:
- a CDS encoding 2-deoxy-D-gluconate 3-dehydrogenase (Probable oxidoreductases acting on the CH-OH group of donors with NAD+ or NADP+ as acceptor. Catalyses 2-deoxy-D-gluconate +NAD = 3-dehydro-2-deoxy-D-gluconate+NADH +H) — translated: MTQSKPSSKHCQGNREHKMRKSVRASAAADFNTKSVFLTGATGGLGKALALQLSECGVRSLILSGRSELALEGLAKECRQVSSNPIFELHTVVCDLSDPEQVKMAAARVLDLAQPTGIEVLINNGGVSSRSRFVDTLPDVDRKVMQINFLAGAYFAKAVTPAMIQNGSGQIIWISSVQGLVGIPNRSSYAASKFAVQGYCESIRAELASSGVSVHTISPGYIRTNLSKSAITGDGGNHGKMDETTAAGADPYDVAVQVLESCSANQAELVVAAGTSAKAAIWMRLLCPRMLQRLLVKRYEKSQKEKME
- a CDS encoding spermine/spermidine synthase (required for spermine/spermidine biosynthesis) encodes the protein MWPGQKFSLALDEFSTDSVIFYEETAFQSILVFRSAQYGNVLVLDGAIQLTERDEFAFHEMMVHLPLCAHSNPQRILIVGGGDGGILREICRHDCVKEIVLVEIDPVVIQVSKKFFSNSTATRFDDPRLRIIHADAADFLKDQKDAFDVIIGDTSDPVGPATSLFQPTFYESMHEALRDQGIICMQAESMWIHLDLISDLVACCDDMFDHAEYASTMVPTYPCGQIGFVLARKGSRRSCRSIARQPIFESDLKWYSPAQHRAAFTLPPFVTARLE
- a CDS encoding predicted protein, whose protein sequence is MGKRKQRSKRSLASPPKGLAIRGGTNGATNPFEITSRHKRPKHEVHNRKIPTKNVAKPSALAQAVSRRRNALSEALQKSKKNNTFADKRIGEYDRSMTSDEQNLARLVRERARRSKRSTKFSLNDEDEDGGQTTLTHKGKSISDMSARDHVILSDDDEDDIGNLDAADTALHFGGGCRSAVPDDGYYGPTAGAQGKDMSSMYMTRKMELDDLILRRKIKKAERMKSREDQTEAFEAMDESFAELSNMLSFRDKEKEIREHVKSKRAGMLAPEDQEMEDWDKQMKQYQFNERKVKATDRVKTPEEIAKEEVDRLHELETRRLARMNGDFVDDDLSDISDGERNLQKRKTRKSTLASTAEALDDSEVEDDAEEKVTTRFTADGLVEVDRNGVVAKKVNAPDNDALNGAFAKGSRVSACYHAKEQLDDDATWFNGVVSGVYARDDGLVVYNIEYDDGDFEDGVEHRHVRPADETKSVRKVEEIEANKQEQELELKRKRLRAKEKARAELPFVFEVPTTLEALHDMIGTYASTGADASLIIKRIHASNSVRLDRRNAEKMQNFYDVAIRRFVAVGDAIYRSGDGDSELGRFKQLDELARIMYTMAQDSAESATAVWGRRLGVFQNAHAKRLRDAELDRDEDDEDQSAWPSIGVFLALRAIGHIFPVTDQRHQIITPTLLMLGQIVSQTPVLSIYDLVVGTMCSALLIEYTKAAKRISPEAIAFIAGVLRMFASDSLKRQGPYSLPSLEKAVTGEQFDSFRALASSYQEVYPPNLSFERIGMFSAETPAALLYAALHLVEVTVLCLSGSGIDAERELFHTLAECVLNIKPYSKKHTLCKCLQEKAASAAECLEKACKLENARPPLRRRSLPTIRDTMIKSLAPRIENAEKYSMSKDKGKNAPQAALDRTRRELRREHKAVSRELRLDSSFVERARREEQTKKDSAAQAKRQKAYGWLENEQATMNQEVRMGGGLLKGGGMGAAKAKAATGKLGMKKGGKLKR
- a CDS encoding predicted protein, producing the protein MDNTEIQQSVGYSYPQLKPTEIVQCMEELGISLTKDELLEPQKHKDKIRNIFVQLMTTCTGKSDEDFQATEAMKAKANTMEYGDQLHADFTDLKFFLTLQTLMIDCGVPNFSWRDLYNPTHKRLKVQLAAIINFLRFLQERLKLYQELNEPRTELLEAFDEVQVEHDELKAQLEQTELDSKDKLDAMDEVVQECQGLELEIARNNKLQAAAREEAAALKMRANDLKDELATAVWAFQEAEAEEERLRAQVVSSPDRRRAELEHRSALLTKAKDDCNKLENDVQSAKLKTVKVKQASKDLESTLVILDDLREEATKLADLILQKESTLKEMDSFMKKKNDFFEESEEAERYLHRTEERISHQVKAHKMQIAATQESLDLAKSQLLAVEKDRREGMLRVQAGEAEEN
- a CDS encoding predicted protein, with product SRYLAVDCEMVGIGSEGQQSALARVSITNWNKDVVLDTFVKVPGKVTDFRTWVSGVQPKHLKSDQAMDVDACRKTVARLLKGKILVGHSLKNDLHALMLNHPKQDIRDTATYRPFQRLGGKKWRPRKLRDLVKQHVGLTIQEEGQSHDSVDDANATMDLFKVAREVWERELEQKKKKLPVNK
- a CDS encoding predicted protein, which codes for MMGDGMVSQGSIQVKPNAVKIRRIPHKGDDKEHQGTIVGFAGSTADAFTLLERLEMKLDEYPGQLARSCVELAKGWRTDKYLRRLEASLIVADATVSLELTGNGDVIESHDGILGVGSGSPFAIAAARALMDSSDLDAEAVARKAMNIAADMCIYTNKEFLVETMETKEKEEEV